AACATCAATATGATTTTGATGCTGCAACTACGATTGCGTTCTTGCAAACATATGGACTGAAAGATCATTTTAAACTGAATATCGAAGCCAATCATGCCACACTGGCCGGACATACGTTCCAGCATGAGTTGCGGGTGAGCCGGATGCACGGCATGCTCGGCTCTGTCGACGCGAATCAAGGGGATTTGTTGCTCGGCTGGGATACGGATGAATTTCCGACAGATCTATATGAAACCACATTAGCGATGTATGAGATTCTGCAGAATGGCGGACTTGGCAATGGAGGCTTAAATTTTGATGCGCGACCAAGACGTTCTTCTTTTGACACCGACGATCTGTTTTACTCCCATATCGCGGGCATGGACAGCTTTGCGAAGGGATTAAAAGTTGCCGGCAAGTTGCTTGCAGATGGTGTATTTGAAACGTTTATCAATAACCGTTACCGTAGTTATGAATCTGGAATCGGATTGGATATCGTATCCGGAAGGGCGAATTTTCATATGCTTGAAGAATATGCTTTGAACAACGAAATCAAAAACGAGTCCGGCAGATTGGAAATGTTGCGATCCGTTCTCAACCAATACATTTCCCAAGAATAAAAGTTAGTGAACTGGGGAGCAGGAATAGGAATAGGAATAGGAATAGGAATAGGAATAGGAATAGGAATAGGAATAGGAAAGAGGGGTCTCATTCGGTACCCCTCTTGTATTCTTTCCTTTTAAAAAATATTTTGTTTGCTTAAGACAGCAGCAGAAACACTATCGATTGAATACGGACGTAAACGGACTTGGTATTCGAACGGTCCCGTTTTGAGTTGATATTGCGGCAATACATCTGGTCCGCATGTCGCGCTGCCCAATCCGTGTTGTGCTGCATCGAGATGCAAAACAAGATCTTCACGGGGAGTCAGTTCATGCGTATGTTTGGCCCGTTCGAAATCTTCCGGCAAAAAGCGATGTACACTAAAGTTAAAGTCTCGGAATCCAACAGCCAAAAGGCCTGCTCCCCGTGAATTTGTAAGCGAAACCCAACGCACATCCGTGCGATTTCCGTTCTCCTGCGGATGCACGTAGTTGGTCATCAATTCATCCGCATTCTTTTTGTAAATATCGATTTTTCCCGCCTGTTTGCTATCGGAATACGATTCTCCGGGGCCGCGCCCATACCAGATGACAGTATCCAGGAATTTTGGCAGCTTCATTTGCAGACCTATGCGCGGAAGTGTGCTTGGAAACTCGCCTTCCGGTATTCCTTGTACACGCAGTATGACATCGCCCGAACCAAATATGGTATACGTATATGTCGTCCGGATCCCCCATTTCCATACGGGCGGTGCAAGGCGAACATTCACCGTGATTTGCACATGATATTCATTGACTGAATATGCAACGGAATCGACGCGGTGTTTCATTCCATGCACCCCAGCATGTTTCCATTCTTTCAAAGAAATGTGATCATTATCTACTGGAGCCCTCCAAACATTTAATCTGGGGCCTTCATGTAGCAGCGTTTGGCCAAGGTACGTCCAGGCAGCGATTTGACCGTACACTTTGCTGAAAGTTAGTGCAAAATCACGTCCTGTGACTTGAAGAGCCGTTTTCGTTTCTTCCACATGCAAGGGAAGTTCGATGCTGACATTGCGTCTCGGCTGCTTTTGCGGCAATTCAAATTGTGCCCATGCGACTTCATGTCCTGCTTTTGCCCACATCGTATCGACAGCCAATCGGAATGAGATGTTTAACCAATAATCGGCTCCAGCCGATAAAACACTTGGCAACTGATACGGCACTGACACCGTTTTGCTTTGTCCTGGCGGAATCTCGGGCAAAGTTAACGAACCGGAATGCTGGATCGCTCCATCGGACGTGACATTCCAAGATACCTGCAAGTGTTTCAAGGATATAAAATCGTAACGGTTCGTCACTTGTATCGTTCCGTCTGCCAACTGCAACGCATCGACTTTGACCGGTTCGATCGCTTTTTTGTATTCAATGAGTCCGGGACTTGGGGTACGGTCCGGGAAAATCAATCCATCGATGACAAAGTTTCCGTCATGTGGCCGGTTCCCAAAATCACCGCCATATCCAAAATATTCTTTCCCGTTTTCCGCCATTTGGCGGATTCCGTGATCGATCCATTCCCAAACAAACCCGCCTTGCAGACGATCGTATGTATAAAAAACTTCAAAGTATTCTTTCAATCCCCCAGGTCCATTCCCCATGGCATGTGCAAATTCACACAAGATGTGCGGATGTTTCAAATCTGTCCGCTTGCCTAACACTTCCATATCCTGAACGGATGTATACATTGTGCTATACACATCTGCTGTTTTTGCGCCCGCGGTTGTTTCAA
Above is a window of Fodinisporobacter ferrooxydans DNA encoding:
- a CDS encoding glycoside hydrolase family 2 TIM barrel-domain containing protein gives rise to the protein MSPDYENPSLLQRNRLPARSYFFSYADVSEALSYEREQSIGFQLLNGNWKFHYSKTVMEAPEDFYHPDYDVQDWDMLAVPSCWQMHGYGTPHYTNVIYPFPVNPPHVPTENPTGSYRREFTIDSSWSNRRIRLRFEGVDSAFHVWVNGKELGYSQGSRTPSEFDITSYVHEGTNTLAVRVYQWSDGSYLEDQDMWWLSGIFRDVYLLATPFVHIDDVFVQTQLDEAYQDAKLKIQMSLCNTRQADIQGYQVEVQLLDASYQVVQAIDNATIADVSHLEFVVSKPQKWSAESPYLYHLLLALKDSTNNLVETVPVRVGFRSVEIKDGLLLVNGVPILFKGVNRHEHHPDLGRSIPLEVMKQDLLIMKQHNINAIRTSHYPSDPRFYEWCDIFGFYVIDEADLETHGFDVVGDWTQLTDSPEWQPACLDRMQRMVHRDKNHPSVIMWSLGNESGLGRNHAAMSAWARSFDPTRVIHYEGETRYILLNKENTLNQQKLETTAGAKTADVYSTMYTSVQDMEVLGKRTDLKHPHILCEFAHAMGNGPGGLKEYFEVFYTYDRLQGGFVWEWIDHGIRQMAENGKEYFGYGGDFGNRPHDGNFVIDGLIFPDRTPSPGLIEYKKAIEPVKVDALQLADGTIQVTNRYDFISLKHLQVSWNVTSDGAIQHSGSLTLPEIPPGQSKTVSVPYQLPSVLSAGADYWLNISFRLAVDTMWAKAGHEVAWAQFELPQKQPRRNVSIELPLHVEETKTALQVTGRDFALTFSKVYGQIAAWTYLGQTLLHEGPRLNVWRAPVDNDHISLKEWKHAGVHGMKHRVDSVAYSVNEYHVQITVNVRLAPPVWKWGIRTTYTYTIFGSGDVILRVQGIPEGEFPSTLPRIGLQMKLPKFLDTVIWYGRGPGESYSDSKQAGKIDIYKKNADELMTNYVHPQENGNRTDVRWVSLTNSRGAGLLAVGFRDFNFSVHRFLPEDFERAKHTHELTPREDLVLHLDAAQHGLGSATCGPDVLPQYQLKTGPFEYQVRLRPYSIDSVSAAVLSKQNIF